A single Actinomadura algeriensis DNA region contains:
- a CDS encoding SSI family serine proteinase inhibitor, translating to MPHTLGSVLVGAALALLPVAHSDSGTSLRLTLKHPGRESAGPRTATLRCEPPGGRHAEAMRACSDLKESGGRFEHEPDGRMCTAIHSPVSVKAEGTWRGRPVRFRKTYPNDCVMRSRTGMVFAF from the coding sequence ATGCCGCACACGCTCGGCAGCGTCCTCGTGGGCGCCGCCCTGGCCCTGCTGCCCGTCGCCCACTCCGATTCCGGCACGTCCCTCCGCCTGACGCTCAAACATCCCGGCCGGGAGAGCGCCGGGCCGCGGACGGCGACGCTGCGCTGCGAGCCGCCCGGCGGGCGGCACGCGGAGGCGATGCGGGCCTGCTCCGACCTGAAGGAGTCGGGCGGCCGGTTCGAGCACGAGCCGGACGGGCGGATGTGCACGGCGATCCACTCCCCCGTGTCCGTCAAGGCGGAGGGCACGTGGCGCGGGCGGCCCGTCCGGTTCCGCAAGACCTACCCCAACGACTGCGTCATGCGTTCGCGAACCGGCATGGTCTTCGCGTTCTGA
- a CDS encoding DUF6328 family protein → MSVDPSLKPRNETDHERLDRQLIEMLQGFRVAVTGVQMLFAFLLTVPYAAGWDRIDETGKILFFVALFGAALASICFSAPVFQHRILFRMDQKEALVRRANRLGICGGLALAVSISASTTLIMETLTTAWASILTAICVVALCGWLWFLQPFRDRIRLIRRVTPTALEDLTGVE, encoded by the coding sequence ATGAGCGTGGATCCGTCACTCAAGCCACGTAATGAAACCGATCATGAAAGACTCGACCGGCAGCTCATCGAAATGCTGCAGGGCTTCCGGGTCGCCGTCACCGGCGTGCAGATGCTGTTCGCGTTCCTGCTGACCGTCCCCTACGCCGCGGGCTGGGACAGGATCGACGAGACCGGCAAGATTCTTTTCTTCGTCGCCCTGTTCGGCGCGGCACTCGCGTCGATCTGTTTCAGCGCACCGGTGTTCCAGCACAGAATCCTGTTTCGGATGGACCAGAAAGAAGCATTGGTTCGCCGCGCCAACCGGCTCGGAATCTGCGGCGGCCTGGCGCTCGCGGTGTCGATCTCGGCCTCCACGACATTGATCATGGAAACGCTCACCACCGCATGGGCGTCGATCCTCACCGCCATCTGCGTCGTGGCCCTGTGCGGCTGGCTGTGGTTCCTGCAGCCTTTCCGTGACCGGATCCGGCTGATCCGCCGCGTGACCCCCACCGCACTGGAGGACCTCACCGGCGTGGAGTGA
- a CDS encoding CBS domain-containing protein: MTAAPQALPLDSTLDEAARIMRDEGIGDVLVTYAGRLCGVVTDRDIVVRAVAERRDTSLTPLGDVCTAELTTVHPEDDAEAAVRLMCEHAVRRLPVVDALQRPVGIVSLGDLAVADGGGPGAARPLHEISRAAPNS; the protein is encoded by the coding sequence ATGACCGCGGCCCCGCAGGCGCTGCCGCTGGACTCGACGCTGGACGAGGCCGCCCGCATCATGCGCGACGAGGGCATCGGCGACGTCCTGGTCACCTACGCGGGCCGGTTGTGCGGCGTCGTCACCGATCGCGACATCGTGGTCCGCGCCGTCGCGGAACGCCGCGACACCTCCCTGACGCCGCTCGGCGACGTCTGCACCGCCGAGCTGACGACCGTCCACCCCGAGGACGACGCCGAGGCGGCCGTCCGGCTGATGTGCGAGCACGCCGTCCGGCGGCTGCCCGTGGTGGACGCCCTGCAGCGTCCGGTGGGCATCGTGTCGCTGGGCGATCTGGCCGTCGCCGACGGCGGCGGCCCGGGCGCGGCCCGCCCCCTGCACGAGATCAGCAGGGCGGCGCCCAACAGCTGA
- a CDS encoding ANTAR domain-containing protein has protein sequence MTPTDTVLTDQLALEIARLGVVGESSDVGTLHRVAELAARAVPGCAGASSVRWALPRTNGGAPIVPEEARPEPLAAAASHPDIAEITDRQLARGNGPLFDVVLERCPHGSDDILVETRWPDAMSDMLRRGVRCFSTSPHMNANVMVTLTLYGVTPKSLGSGRHALAALLMAQGSATMSNTQQYDDVHRTAVQLQEAVEARAIVDQAKGILMHALGCDADEAFAELRRISQTRHVKLTALAQRIVGDQGIT, from the coding sequence GTGACGCCGACCGACACGGTCCTGACCGACCAGCTCGCGCTCGAGATCGCGCGGCTGGGCGTGGTCGGGGAGTCCTCCGACGTGGGCACGCTGCACCGCGTGGCCGAGCTGGCCGCCCGGGCCGTCCCGGGCTGCGCCGGCGCGTCCAGCGTCCGCTGGGCGCTGCCCCGGACGAACGGCGGCGCCCCCATCGTCCCCGAGGAAGCGCGTCCCGAACCGCTGGCGGCCGCCGCCAGCCATCCCGACATCGCCGAAATCACCGACCGACAGCTGGCACGCGGCAACGGGCCCCTGTTCGACGTGGTGCTCGAACGCTGCCCGCACGGCTCCGACGACATCCTGGTCGAGACCCGCTGGCCGGACGCGATGTCGGACATGCTGCGCCGCGGCGTCCGCTGTTTCAGCACGTCCCCCCACATGAACGCGAACGTCATGGTCACGCTCACCCTGTACGGGGTGACGCCCAAGTCGCTCGGCTCCGGACGGCACGCGCTGGCCGCGCTGCTGATGGCGCAGGGCAGCGCGACGATGTCGAACACCCAGCAGTACGACGACGTACACCGCACGGCCGTCCAGCTCCAGGAGGCCGTCGAGGCCCGCGCCATCGTGGACCAGGCGAAGGGCATCCTGATGCACGCGCTCGGCTGTGACGCCGACGAGGCGTTCGCCGAGCTGCGCCGCATCTCCCAGACACGGCACGTGAAGCTGACGGCGCTGGCCCAGCGTATTGTCGGTGACCAGGGGATCACCTAG
- a CDS encoding DUF6328 family protein, producing MSVDPVHKPRNETEHERLDRQLIEMLQGFRVAVTGVQVLFAFLLTVPFAARFDKVDDTGEILFYIALFGAAAASICFSTPVFQHRILFRLNKKAVLIRRANRLGICGGVALAVSISAATTLIVQTLTADWWAIVTAAVVVAVCAWLWFVQPFRDRIKVTRTNGDGDGDDDG from the coding sequence ATGAGCGTCGACCCGGTTCACAAGCCCCGCAACGAGACCGAGCACGAACGGCTCGATCGTCAGCTCATCGAGATGCTGCAGGGGTTCCGTGTCGCCGTGACCGGCGTGCAGGTGCTGTTCGCGTTCCTGCTGACCGTCCCGTTCGCGGCACGGTTCGACAAGGTCGACGACACCGGCGAGATCCTGTTCTACATCGCCCTGTTCGGCGCGGCAGCCGCGTCGATCTGCTTCAGCACCCCGGTGTTCCAGCACCGCATCCTGTTCCGGCTGAACAAGAAGGCGGTGCTGATCCGCCGCGCCAACCGCCTCGGCATCTGCGGCGGCGTCGCGCTCGCGGTGTCGATCTCGGCCGCCACCACGCTGATCGTCCAGACGCTCACCGCCGACTGGTGGGCGATCGTCACCGCCGCCGTCGTGGTGGCGGTGTGCGCGTGGCTGTGGTTCGTCCAGCCGTTCCGGGACCGGATCAAGGTCACCCGCACGAACGGGGACGGGGACGGGGACGACGACGGCTGA
- a CDS encoding SpoIIE family protein phosphatase, with product MHDQFDQLEPEAMLREITELEGRIGELRQAAGLPQPDLRATLDAALVELELALAALRAMGSEQGAEQGGSAAAENERRVLRTVFQDAPVPLFLLDRTSSVRRVNRQAALLLGVSAGYVSGKQFASFCDLATRAAVRSQLAAVVRTGRRRRVQVRFLGRERGVDAVVTLARVWIRGEPDPMVVVAAGAAGPPQGGEAAPRPQPAERGAADGQVSGKPPAGKRPAKGRGPRPDAPNNAVAAPAVPRAEVPRQSQLAQPGARRADAERPGSDVPATGRDEAEPGKPPRAPQTAGVPAGDDETVATMVHRMDVLATACELLLDEPVFNETVAVRRCARLLAAELGDWALVDLVGPGGPVLGGSGGATAADAVPLLRRQVAMGPDDERSVEAARMLEELEPVQGTLPHTVFVTRQSTVRPHVDDLELLGVCPDGQPVCAKIGATSVLCVPIEDGERCLGTITLAASGEYGPFDLVDLGVVQRLGRYLALVIRASRLYRRRAEVADTLQAGLLPKSLPAIPGASVAARYLTATHGSAEVGGDFYDVFRTEDGWGLILGDVCGKGEDAAAVTATARHCARLAARWKSTPGDVLGVVNEALLDEDRFVTAVMAGLTMETERVLVSLGVAGHPPAVVVKADGVIRSASRGGVPLGLFEDFEAGLDAVELSVGDTLVLHSDGVLEACDLQRQEFGQERLLETLAAHAKDSPEGMLAAVEHALVEFCDGDLRDDVSMLALRVEAPTLD from the coding sequence ATGCACGATCAGTTCGATCAGCTCGAGCCGGAAGCGATGCTGCGCGAGATCACCGAGCTCGAGGGGCGCATCGGGGAGCTGCGGCAGGCCGCCGGGCTGCCCCAGCCCGATCTGCGCGCCACGCTGGACGCGGCGTTGGTCGAACTCGAGCTCGCGCTGGCGGCGCTGCGCGCCATGGGATCGGAGCAGGGCGCCGAGCAGGGCGGGTCGGCGGCGGCCGAGAACGAGCGGCGGGTCCTGCGCACCGTGTTCCAGGACGCTCCGGTGCCCCTGTTCCTGCTGGACCGCACCAGCAGCGTGCGGCGCGTGAACCGGCAGGCCGCGCTGCTCCTCGGGGTGTCGGCGGGGTACGTGTCGGGCAAGCAGTTCGCGTCGTTCTGCGATCTGGCCACGCGGGCGGCGGTGCGTTCGCAGCTCGCGGCGGTCGTCCGGACGGGCAGGCGGCGGCGCGTCCAGGTCCGTTTCCTCGGCCGGGAACGCGGCGTCGACGCGGTGGTGACGCTGGCACGGGTGTGGATCCGCGGCGAGCCGGACCCGATGGTCGTGGTCGCCGCCGGTGCCGCGGGCCCCCCGCAGGGCGGCGAGGCGGCGCCGCGGCCGCAGCCGGCCGAGCGGGGCGCCGCGGACGGTCAGGTCTCCGGGAAGCCGCCGGCCGGCAAGCGGCCGGCGAAGGGCCGCGGGCCGCGGCCGGACGCACCGAACAATGCGGTCGCGGCACCGGCCGTCCCGCGCGCGGAGGTCCCCCGGCAGTCGCAGCTCGCGCAGCCGGGGGCGCGGCGGGCCGACGCCGAACGGCCCGGATCGGACGTGCCCGCGACCGGACGGGACGAGGCGGAGCCGGGCAAGCCGCCGAGGGCTCCGCAGACCGCGGGCGTCCCGGCGGGCGACGACGAGACGGTCGCCACGATGGTGCACCGCATGGACGTCCTCGCCACCGCCTGCGAGCTGCTGCTGGACGAGCCGGTGTTCAACGAGACGGTGGCGGTGCGGCGGTGCGCCCGGCTGCTGGCGGCCGAGCTGGGCGACTGGGCGCTGGTCGACCTCGTCGGCCCCGGCGGCCCGGTACTCGGCGGGTCGGGCGGCGCGACCGCTGCGGACGCCGTGCCGCTGCTGCGCCGCCAGGTCGCGATGGGGCCGGACGACGAGCGGTCCGTCGAGGCGGCGCGGATGCTGGAGGAGCTGGAGCCCGTGCAGGGCACGCTCCCGCACACCGTGTTCGTCACCCGGCAGAGCACGGTGCGCCCGCACGTGGACGACCTCGAGCTGCTCGGCGTCTGCCCGGACGGCCAGCCCGTCTGCGCGAAGATCGGCGCGACGTCGGTGCTGTGCGTCCCGATCGAGGACGGCGAGCGCTGCCTCGGCACGATCACGCTGGCGGCCAGCGGCGAGTACGGCCCGTTCGACCTCGTCGACCTCGGCGTCGTGCAGCGCCTCGGCCGGTACCTGGCGCTGGTCATCCGGGCGTCCCGGCTGTACCGGCGGCGCGCGGAGGTCGCCGACACGCTGCAGGCGGGGCTGCTGCCGAAGTCGCTGCCGGCGATCCCTGGCGCGTCCGTCGCCGCCCGCTACCTGACGGCGACGCACGGCTCCGCCGAGGTGGGCGGCGACTTCTACGACGTGTTCCGCACCGAGGACGGCTGGGGGCTGATCCTCGGCGACGTGTGCGGCAAGGGCGAGGACGCGGCGGCCGTCACGGCCACCGCCCGGCACTGCGCGCGGCTCGCGGCCCGCTGGAAGTCCACGCCCGGGGACGTCCTCGGCGTGGTCAACGAGGCGCTGCTGGACGAGGACCGGTTCGTCACCGCCGTGATGGCGGGGCTGACGATGGAGACCGAGCGGGTGCTGGTCTCGCTGGGCGTCGCGGGGCATCCGCCGGCGGTCGTGGTGAAGGCGGACGGGGTGATCCGGTCGGCGTCGCGCGGCGGGGTGCCGCTCGGCCTGTTCGAGGACTTCGAGGCGGGGCTGGACGCCGTGGAGCTGTCCGTCGGGGACACGCTCGTCCTGCACTCCGACGGCGTCCTGGAGGCGTGCGACCTGCAGCGGCAGGAGTTCGGGCAGGAGCGGCTGCTGGAGACGCTCGCCGCGCACGCCAAGGACTCGCCGGAGGGCATGCTGGCGGCGGTGGAGCACGCGCTGGTGGAGTTCTGCGACGGCGATCTGCGCGACGACGTGTCGATGCTGGCGCTGCGCGTGGAAGCGCCGACGCTGGATTGA